The nucleotide sequence GTTGCGTAGAAGCTTCCCCAAGCTTCAAAACTTCCTAACTCGCTCGAAAACACATCGAACTCAGTTTGCCCGAGTTCGACGTTGAAAACTCATCCATTCCAGGTATCAAGAACATGGTTATGTTCGTGAGGATGAGATGAACACGAAAATGAGGTTCTTAGGTTCGATCTGTGAGCTTTGAAGCTCGTTTGAGGGTttgcagagaagaagagagtttcaagagggagagagagaaaaggaagagagagagtccatttttcttttttttctgattGGTGGACAGAAATGAGGGAATGGATGGGATTGGTGGAGTGCACGGGATGGGCTAAATAAAAGCTAGGGATAGGGTTTTGAATTTTGTACAGAAAAGAGTATCGAAAATCTATCCAAACTAGTGTTTTCACACTGATAAAATTTATGTATACTTGTAACaacgtgtacaatttaaatgcgattgcaagaaataaaataaaagcgaTATGAATATGTCCACTtcacttgccaataagggcataaccgtcaatacacatactcgaggagaaattacataggaaaattagggacgtGTCGTCACATATactatattgtcacatccaaaacataaaaaaaaacattagaacattataaaatatcaaatgttcaaaagatttgcaaaattaaggacattggaaccttgcacatttttctttaataattttttaattaatgtacaagtgtaaaaaatatataaaaaaatatataaacactcgtaatgacaaactttacaacttttgtgaaaagcttaacttcgaaattcgacactataatcatataaatcatagatcaaaatttaaccatggattgttgtttacatttacacttcatttttcttatcaaattttgttttttcggattttcttttttgaaaacattatctattagaggatgcaggaagatgaacggtttggatcgttgatattatgttcagagttttacggttagtgaaaatattgcttgatgtttataaagtttctacaaactatatgacatcgaatCATATTTCAGTCAATTGTAAATATCGAAACATGATAttaaagatctgaaccgttcatcttcttacatccgccggatgatcatattttcaaaaaacaaaattttaaaaatgaaatttagttagaagaataaagcgtaaataaCAATTgatggttaaatataaatttaaggtttatggatttttgtgttggattttgaagctgaccccttcatgaaagttgtaaaacttgtcactatgagtgattgtatatatatatttttttttttgtttacattttttagacttctacaataattattattaattttattatttttgccctcaaataaaaaacattattcatgagggtttggaggattttaaaaatctaaacgataatgtaagtgtaaccattatctactcgtggagaaatattgatgaatcacgagtgtttaaatattctttcacatttttcatatttgtatgtatgtattcttagttcttgcctatacaaatattatactaatttattttaattttggacaacatgttaagtacaatttatcctagtaatgacaataaggaactctcataataaaaataaataataactaaaacttttttttctattttataacttatatagaataataatacaaaactatatatttaatatagaatatattgtatatattaatatgactattgtattttataataaatcttttagtaattaaactttaaaattatcaaaataatttttttcttaacggatcAGAacggttacccacgtgttacccgcatGTATACCCATTAAGAACctgataatgacccgattagttatcttgttgacccgaaacctgtTATTTTCATGTCGTGTCATAAACTCCCGGGACTAATTCTAACTCATCAAGTGCAACAATTTGTAAACTACAAGACTAAAATTGTGAAATTTAAACACACTGACTACAATCAAAGTAGCGAAAACCGTGATCTGATCTGCCTTATCCTATAACGGAGACGTGAAAAAGGGACCATTTTTTGTTTCATATCATTCATCAAACAAATTGCAATTTCATATCATTCATTGGACACACTGCAATTACACAAACTCGATTTTGGCACCATTTCACCAGACATGAGAAGCTACAATAAAGTGACAGTCGAGCTGAGCGTTGCCCAGATCTAGCTGAATTAACTGGTCACTTGGatgtttcaaaattttaacaCCTCGTTACAAGATAGCTTTCTGTTCTTATTGTGCATCTGGAATTCCTTTGTGTTCCACTTTTCAGGCAATATGCTCTGCCAAACTAAGAATCTTGACATGCTTTTTCTTCCTCAACTCATGCGGGACAGGTCCAAATACTCTAGTCCCGATTGGCTGCCCTTGCTTGTCCACAAGTACCACAGCATTGTCATCAAACTTGACCTCACTCCCATCACAGCGGCCTCGCTGCATGGCAGCACGAACAACCACACCATACACAACCTTTCCCTTTTTCACTTTTCCATTCGGATGGGCCTCCTTTACTGATGCAACAATGGTGTCTCCCAATCTTGCCCCCTTCTTATTTGCCTTCAAAGCTTGTATACACATCACCTTCTTTGCCCCCGAGTTGTCCACGACTTTGAGAACAGTCCTCATCTGTATGAAGGTCCTTTGCTGCTGTAAAAGTGCGCCAAACAAAAACCGACAACTACGAATCAGTCTCATGTCAACACTAAGTAATAAACGAGTCCTCAATTTGAGGTATTTagcaaaaaatgaagataaacaCAAGAAACAGTTAGCAGAACTTGGAATTAACTAACAAATGCCTGTGTTCAACAATTGTCCTCAGCAATACCACCAAGACTCTCCATTTAAGCCTGTCAAAACTAGATTTTTTCCTATGAATCTTCCAAACAGCTCAATAAATGGTACCAATCCAACTCTACGAGAAACTCTTAATCCTCTACAACCTCAAATAGTCAAGATTTAAAACCTGTAAAATGTTAGTATTTTACAAGTATAGGTTATAATCTTCAAACAAATATCAGACGAACAAACTGACCTGAGATAAGAAAGTGCTGCTTGCCATCTCATGTGATGCGCTCAATAAGCCAGACAAGTTGTTGCCGAGGCCCCCCAACAATGAACGACCAACTGGATTTGTTTCCAGCAGATTGAATGGATTGCAGTGAGTAAATGGTACGCAAATAATTGCAGAACATAAACCAAAAACGCTTAAACTTAATCCAGGAAAATCAGAAAATTGTGCCACTGCAATATAGCAATATTCTAAGACACGAATTATACAACTCGCACAATGAAACACAAAGACGAAGAATGAAAGAACCACATCTTGAAAAGTGTGGCATCTTTTCAGATGCACGCTCAACTATTTTACATTTGTTATCATGCGAGGTGAAAGCAGCCAATGGATTTAGAATCTAACAGTTGAACAAGAAACAAATGACGTACCCCGTGAACACTTTGAAGCTAAACCTGCTGCCATTCCTCAACACTCAACTTTTACTCTCAACCAAATTGAAAATCTTCTTTTATGCGCTGTTCAGCTGTGTAGAAAATGTTGTTATACAAATCCCCAATATAACTGGAAGCTCAATCGGTTAAGGCCCGGAAAATAAACGCACCaaattcaaattgcttgaaattaacaaaaaccCATAACCCCAGAAGAAGACGCAACTCAACCATTTCACAAGGAGTGGGAAAGGGGAGTGAGCAGGGTAGTGGCTAATACAACCCCAAATCATGACAACAGATCTGCTAATTCAAAGAAGCCTTGGAGGAATTGGTGccccattttctctaacaaatcaGTCAAACTCAAACCCAATCTGCTATGGAGCCTACCAAGTTCATAGAACCCCAAATCTTCCAATTCTATCTTCCCATTATCCAGTTTAATATTTCAATCTTCcaacaagaaaaaaatattgtcGAAATAAGCAGAAATAGAGGTTGAGAGAGAAGCAAATTTaccttttgttggtgaagagtGTTCGAACCAGGTGCGAGGGAGACGAGAGAGCGGCGCCAGAAATTGGAGAGAGTTATGAACGACGCATTAGCTTTAGGAGAGAGAGGGCAGAATTGTCAATGAAAGTTTTGTTAATTGACACAGTTTATCCCGAAAAGCGCTCTTTCGTAAAAGCAAGTCCAGCGTATAAAGGTCCTCCAACTTCCTATTGAATAGCATTAAGTGGACAGTGACTACCTTTTATGAGCAGTAATTATATTTTGCATCTTCGTCCCTAAACTAAATAGTCATggcaataattaataaaatattagtattttttattttataaaataataaaaaataattttatttgtaatttcatatAAGATTTTTAATTGGTCACGTTGTATTACGtgtcattaaataagaaattacaactcaaagtatttgagaaaatataaaattgtgaTGTAAGTTGGAAGATAATGATaacatatttatagaaaaattaaatcatttttttataatttttaatttttttttcagattttttataaattttttacatttttttatatttttaattaattttttacattttttattaattttttatattttttaattaattttatatcgTGGTTGACGTCACCCTAGCATCAGCTAGCCCTCAGGCTCTCGGGCCATCGATTCGAGCCGGGCCTCTCATTCGAGCTCCTCCTCAGCCCAATCGCCCACATGGGCTGGAGTAAGGAGCTAAGGCTATTGGGTATGAAATGTCACCGGTCCGTTGGGCTGGAGCTGCTCTATGCTGTCGTGGACTCataattttaaaaggaaaaaaaaaaacactttttattttattgggtTAATCTTagtttattattttgaaatattttggttttcaacatttggtatat is from Malus sylvestris chromosome 5, drMalSylv7.2, whole genome shotgun sequence and encodes:
- the LOC126624638 gene encoding 50S ribosomal protein HLP, mitochondrial-like isoform X2, yielding MAAGLASKCSRVGRSLLGGLGNNLSGLLSASHEMASSTFLSQQRTFIQMRTVLKVVDNSGAKKVMCIQALKANKKGARLGDTIVASVKEAHPNGKVKKGKVVYGVVVRAAMQRGRCDGSEVKFDDNAVVLVDKQGQPIGTRVFGPVPHELRKKKHVKILSLAEHIA
- the LOC126624638 gene encoding 50S ribosomal protein HLP, mitochondrial-like isoform X1; protein product: MAAGLASKCSRVGRSLLGGLGNNLSGLLSASHEMASSTFLSQQQRTFIQMRTVLKVVDNSGAKKVMCIQALKANKKGARLGDTIVASVKEAHPNGKVKKGKVVYGVVVRAAMQRGRCDGSEVKFDDNAVVLVDKQGQPIGTRVFGPVPHELRKKKHVKILSLAEHIA
- the LOC126624638 gene encoding 50S ribosomal protein HLP, mitochondrial-like isoform X3 — translated: MASSTFLSQQQRTFIQMRTVLKVVDNSGAKKVMCIQALKANKKGARLGDTIVASVKEAHPNGKVKKGKVVYGVVVRAAMQRGRCDGSEVKFDDNAVVLVDKQGQPIGTRVFGPVPHELRKKKHVKILSLAEHIA